In bacterium, the genomic stretch GTAGGTGGCCACGAAGCTATAGGCCATCACCGCCACGATGGAGATGATCTGGTTACCCAGCAGCTCGCCGCCGCCGAAGAACACGCCGTCGATGAAATCGGCGCCTTCTCCCCTGGCGCCGGAGTCGGCGAAGAACCCGATCAGCACGCCGCCGATGATGCCGCCGAACATGTGGATGCCCACCACATCGAGGCTGTCGTCGTACTTGTAGTGCAGCTTGAGCCCGATGGCCAAAAAGCACAGCACCCCTGACGCGGCGCCGATCACGATGGAGGACATGGCCCCCACAAAACCGGCTGCCGGGGTTATGGCTACCAGGGCGGCCACGATGCCCGAAGCCATGCCCAATGCGGTGGGTTTGCCGTTTTTGACGGTCTCGGCCACCATCCACGAGCACAGTCCGGCGGCCGCGGCCAGGAAGGTGGTCAGAAAGGCGTGGGAGGCGGCGATGTCGGAGGCCAGCGCGGAGCCGGCGTTGAACCCGAACCAGCCGAACCACAGGATGCCCGCGCCCAGCAGCACGAGGGGGAGGCTATGGGGGAATTCCACCTCACGGGGCCAGCCCTTGCGGGGGCCGAGTACGAAAACCAGGGCCAGGGCCGCCGCACCGGCGTTGATATGGATGGCGGTACCGCCGGCGAAGTCGTGGGCGGGGAGGTTGTAGATCCAGCCTTCGTTGGCGTAGATCCAGTAGACCACCGGCGAGTACACCAAAAACGACCACAACGGCACGAAGATGGCCCAGGCTGAGAACTTCATTCGGCTCGCCACCGCGCCGGAGATGAGCGCAGGGGTGATGGCGGCAAAGGTCATGCCGAACACGAATTCCCGCTTGGCCACCATGTCGTCAACCCCGTTGAGCCAGAAGGCGTCGAAGTCTCCGAACAGCGGGAAGTCCCAATTCCCGGAGGCAAACCCATATCCGACCACGGCCCACAGTATGGGGACGATGCCCAGGCAATACAGGTTCATGTTCATCATGTTGAGCACGTTCTTCGCCCCGACCATGCCCCCGTAGAACAAGGCCAGGCCCGGCACCATGAACAAGACCAGCGCAGCAGATATGAGTACCCATGCGGTATCAGCGTCCATCTCAACTCCCCTTGGGTTGACGACTACTCCGCCTGTCGGCAACACAAGTATGCCAGATTTGGGTATTTCAGGCTCCGAACTGCCTTCAGCCCGATTGGCCATGGCGTCGGCGGTGTGCAAATGCCTTGGCCGCCCCCCATTCCAGCCCAGGGGCTTGAAGGTCGGGGTGGATGTCGGCGAACGACGCTGGGGTCAGGTGGTAGATGTCGTCGGGGAACCGCTCGGTGGCGAAGTCATCCCGCTCTATCGGGGTTGCGCCGGCGGCCGACAGCACCTCGGTGGGATAGCGCACCGCCCGGCGCAACAGGGCCAGGGGATTGTCCCGCTGATCGTCGATGTCGACGGCCAGCAGCCGGGCCACCTGGCCGCCGATGTCGGCCGCGGCGGCGAGGCCGGCGGCTTCAGCGGCCTCTCGGGTTTCGGAGTCCATGTGTGGCAGGCGGCTGTGAATCGCGGCCACCACCCAGCCGGGCAGGGCTTGGGCGATTCCTTCGGCCAGCCTCCGGGCGCTGTCGGCCAACTGCTGCTCGGCGGCGGCTAGCTCGTGATCGCTCAAGGCCAGACGTCCAGGCCCAGGGCCT encodes the following:
- a CDS encoding ammonium transporter, coding for MDADTAWVLISAALVLFMVPGLALFYGGMVGAKNVLNMMNMNLYCLGIVPILWAVVGYGFASGNWDFPLFGDFDAFWLNGVDDMVAKREFVFGMTFAAITPALISGAVASRMKFSAWAIFVPLWSFLVYSPVVYWIYANEGWIYNLPAHDFAGGTAIHINAGAAALALVFVLGPRKGWPREVEFPHSLPLVLLGAGILWFGWFGFNAGSALASDIAASHAFLTTFLAAAAGLCSWMVAETVKNGKPTALGMASGIVAALVAITPAAGFVGAMSSIVIGAASGVLCFLAIGLKLHYKYDDSLDVVGIHMFGGIIGGVLIGFFADSGARGEGADFIDGVFFGGGELLGNQIISIVAVMAYSFVATYIIAMVLHRTMGIRASADDESVGLDQSLHAETAYNS